One part of the Terrimicrobium sacchariphilum genome encodes these proteins:
- a CDS encoding SDR family NAD(P)-dependent oxidoreductase, with the protein MNKRWIVAGAGLVAALSVGGMISRRKRVGQFQGRVVVITGGSRGLGLALAREFGTRGALVALVARDEAELNRARADLSERGIRCAIYVCDLGSADPIRATVEAIISDHGKIDAVVNNAGMMLVAPFDLADDQDFKIAMDLHFWAPYHMIKAALPHLRKSQCPRIVNISSIGGHVAVPHMAPYAASKFALVGFSDALRAELASEGIRVTTVAPGLMRTGSHVNALFKGDTAGEYAWFATSASLPALSVSASRAARQIVDAAATGRGELTVGFAAKNARIFQGLLPRAVSVFAAMADRMLPHPSRTASHAPETGRESRSSRLPRAFTWLADRAIPRYNE; encoded by the coding sequence ATGAACAAAAGATGGATTGTTGCCGGAGCCGGGCTGGTTGCTGCGCTAAGCGTGGGAGGGATGATCTCGCGCCGAAAGCGGGTGGGGCAGTTTCAAGGCCGTGTAGTTGTCATCACTGGAGGGTCTCGCGGCCTCGGTTTGGCTCTCGCTCGGGAGTTCGGAACGCGAGGGGCTCTTGTTGCTCTGGTCGCCCGCGATGAGGCGGAGCTGAATCGGGCACGGGCGGACTTGTCTGAAAGGGGGATTCGTTGTGCGATCTATGTTTGTGATCTTGGGTCAGCTGATCCGATCAGGGCAACCGTCGAGGCAATCATTTCGGATCACGGAAAGATCGATGCTGTCGTCAACAATGCAGGGATGATGCTGGTGGCTCCATTTGATCTGGCCGATGACCAGGATTTCAAGATCGCTATGGATCTTCATTTTTGGGCGCCATATCACATGATCAAGGCTGCGTTGCCGCATCTGCGGAAATCCCAATGTCCCCGGATCGTGAATATTTCATCGATCGGCGGTCATGTTGCCGTGCCGCATATGGCGCCCTATGCCGCCAGCAAGTTTGCCCTCGTCGGGTTTTCGGATGCGTTGCGGGCGGAACTTGCTTCCGAAGGCATTCGAGTGACGACCGTAGCTCCTGGGCTGATGCGCACGGGCTCTCATGTAAATGCCTTGTTCAAGGGCGATACCGCAGGCGAGTACGCCTGGTTTGCCACCAGCGCTTCCCTGCCTGCGCTTTCAGTAAGTGCATCGCGGGCGGCCAGGCAGATCGTCGATGCCGCTGCCACAGGGCGGGGGGAGTTGACCGTTGGCTTTGCGGCAAAAAATGCGCGCATCTTTCAGGGACTTCTGCCTCGGGCTGTCTCCGTATTTGCCGCCATGGCCGACCGCATGCTGCCACATCCGTCGCGGACTGCTTCTCACGCCCCTGAGACCGGACGGGAAAGCCGAAGTAGCCGCCTGCCTCGCGCTTTTACCTGGTTGGCGGACCGGGCCATTCCGCGCTATAATGAATAG
- a CDS encoding zinc-dependent alcohol dehydrogenase has translation MRAVVYHSPKDMRVDTVGDPIIEDSRDIILRVTSTAICGSDLHIYNGFIPQTKPLVMGHEFMGVVEETGAAISTLKKGDRVVVPFPVACGGCFFCSHGLPIHCEESNHNTYGPEGGLLSQKGGALFGYTDLYGGYSGGQAEFVRVPYADFGPRKVSDRFSDDQVLFLTDIFPTGFSGVEWAGVQGGETVAVFGCGPVGLMAQKCAYVRGARQVIAIDIQPYRLEAARRTTGATVVNSKEVDPVDAIRSLTEGRGADVCIDAVGMEADRTLWDKVKNIAHLEAGSTSALRQCFSAVRRGGSVSILGVYGMAYDNFPLGQIFDKGITVHSGQAPVHRYIDELIQWLDEDRIRLDDIISHRLPLNEAPRAYEIFNEKKDDCVKVVLQP, from the coding sequence ATGAGAGCCGTCGTCTACCACAGCCCCAAGGACATGCGAGTCGACACTGTCGGCGATCCGATTATCGAAGATTCGCGTGATATCATTCTGCGCGTTACCTCTACGGCGATCTGCGGATCCGACCTCCACATCTATAATGGATTTATTCCCCAGACGAAGCCTCTGGTAATGGGGCATGAGTTCATGGGGGTGGTGGAGGAGACTGGGGCGGCGATTTCCACCCTGAAGAAAGGCGATCGAGTTGTGGTGCCGTTTCCCGTCGCGTGTGGTGGCTGTTTCTTTTGCTCGCACGGGCTGCCGATCCACTGTGAGGAATCGAATCACAACACGTATGGTCCGGAGGGTGGACTGCTGAGCCAAAAGGGGGGAGCGCTTTTTGGATATACCGACCTTTACGGCGGCTACTCTGGAGGACAAGCCGAGTTTGTGCGGGTTCCCTATGCGGACTTTGGACCCAGAAAGGTTTCTGACCGCTTCAGTGACGATCAGGTGCTCTTCTTGACGGATATTTTTCCCACGGGATTTTCCGGAGTGGAGTGGGCGGGAGTTCAGGGAGGAGAAACTGTGGCAGTATTTGGCTGTGGCCCAGTGGGATTGATGGCTCAAAAATGTGCTTACGTCCGGGGAGCCAGACAGGTCATTGCGATCGATATTCAGCCCTACCGGCTGGAGGCTGCCCGACGCACCACCGGTGCTACCGTGGTGAACTCCAAGGAAGTGGATCCTGTCGATGCGATTCGATCACTTACCGAGGGCCGCGGTGCGGACGTCTGCATTGATGCTGTGGGCATGGAGGCGGATCGTACGCTTTGGGACAAGGTGAAAAACATCGCGCATCTCGAGGCAGGTAGTACGTCCGCCCTTCGCCAATGCTTTAGCGCGGTGCGCCGCGGCGGTTCAGTGTCGATCCTGGGAGTTTATGGAATGGCGTATGATAATTTTCCTCTAGGCCAGATTTTTGACAAGGGGATCACGGTGCATTCCGGGCAGGCTCCGGTACATAGATATATTGATGAACTGATCCAGTGGCTGGACGAGGATCGGATCAGGCTGGATGATATCATCAGCCATCGGCTTCCACTTAACGAGGCGCCCCGCGCTTACGAGATCTTCAATGAAAAAAAGGACGACTGTGTAAAGGTTGTCCTGCAGCCATGA
- a CDS encoding UdgX family uracil-DNA binding protein (This protein belongs to the uracil DNA glycosylase superfamily, members of which act in excision repair of DNA. However, it belongs more specifically to UdgX branch, whose founding member was found to bind uracil in DNA (where it does not belong), without cleaving it, appears to promote DNA repair by a pathway involving RecA, rather than base excision.) — protein MPESRNLLQLRSSARDCQGCLLWRNATQTVFGRGSGDARWVFVGEQPGDQEDQRGEPFVGPAGKLLLRALADAGVAELECYFTNVVKHFKWKPRGKRRIHQKPSGGEIAACRPWLLAELEAIRPHATICLGATAATAVLGPNIKVLRDRGKEFASSGHGRTWVTVHPAMLLRMPDRSNAEEEYRHFVRDIRRATNG, from the coding sequence TTGCCGGAGTCTCGTAATCTTCTTCAACTCCGATCATCGGCCAGGGATTGTCAGGGTTGCCTGCTCTGGAGGAATGCGACGCAAACGGTCTTTGGCAGAGGAAGCGGCGATGCGAGATGGGTCTTCGTCGGAGAGCAGCCGGGAGATCAGGAGGATCAGAGGGGCGAACCCTTCGTCGGTCCTGCTGGTAAGCTGCTTCTCCGGGCTCTTGCTGATGCCGGGGTCGCCGAGTTGGAGTGCTATTTCACCAATGTTGTGAAACACTTCAAGTGGAAGCCGCGGGGCAAACGACGGATTCATCAAAAGCCTTCCGGGGGAGAAATAGCTGCCTGTCGGCCCTGGCTTCTTGCCGAGCTGGAGGCAATACGGCCACACGCGACCATCTGCTTGGGTGCGACTGCGGCGACCGCCGTCCTGGGACCCAATATCAAGGTTTTACGCGATCGCGGGAAAGAATTTGCCTCTTCGGGACACGGACGAACTTGGGTCACCGTCCATCCCGCGATGCTTCTCCGGATGCCGGATCGATCAAATGCGGAGGAGGAGTATCGGCATTTCGTGCGAGACATTCGGCGGGCGACCAACGGGTGA
- a CDS encoding SDR family oxidoreductase, which translates to MVPESDHGEATYQGRGLLTGRKALVTGADSGIGRAVALAFAREGADVAIGYHSEDGDAEETKRLVTAEGRRAVLLRGDLGDPAVCEHIAAKAVEELGTIDLLVNNAAYQRNYGAFEDIPVDEFEEAFRVNVFAMFRLCKALLPQIPAGGSIINTASIQSFDPSPGLIAYAATKAAIGSFTRSLANLAMSRGVRVNAVAPGPVWTPLIPATLDADKVENFGANTAFKRAAQPAEMAPVFVFLASPLASYVTGEIYGATGGQMPV; encoded by the coding sequence ATGGTCCCGGAATCGGACCATGGTGAGGCGACCTACCAGGGACGCGGCCTGCTGACCGGGCGGAAGGCCCTGGTGACCGGTGCCGATAGCGGCATAGGTCGGGCTGTGGCTCTCGCTTTTGCCCGCGAAGGAGCAGATGTCGCGATAGGATATCACTCGGAGGACGGTGACGCTGAGGAAACAAAGCGGCTCGTCACCGCGGAGGGCCGGAGGGCTGTCCTCCTCCGTGGCGATCTCGGGGATCCCGCCGTCTGTGAGCATATTGCGGCCAAGGCGGTTGAGGAATTGGGAACGATCGATCTGCTGGTAAACAACGCCGCCTACCAGCGCAATTACGGGGCATTTGAAGACATCCCGGTCGATGAGTTCGAGGAGGCCTTTCGAGTCAATGTCTTTGCCATGTTTCGGCTTTGTAAGGCGCTCCTGCCGCAGATTCCTGCAGGTGGTTCTATCATAAACACGGCCTCCATACAGTCGTTTGACCCGAGTCCCGGCCTGATCGCTTACGCCGCCACCAAGGCAGCTATAGGCAGCTTCACCAGATCGTTGGCCAATCTTGCGATGTCTCGCGGGGTAAGAGTCAATGCTGTGGCCCCCGGCCCGGTCTGGACTCCGCTCATTCCAGCTACTCTGGATGCCGACAAGGTTGAGAACTTCGGAGCAAACACTGCCTTCAAACGCGCCGCGCAGCCGGCAGAGATGGCTCCGGTCTTTGTGTTTCTCGCGAGTCCTCTTGCCTCCTATGTGACCGGCGAGATCTATGGCGCCACGGGGGGGCAAATGCCCGTCTAG
- a CDS encoding DUF72 domain-containing protein translates to MGRDLRIGISGWTYAPWRGVFYPPDLSHSMELGYASRQFNSIEINGTHYSLQRPEVFRRWYEQTPEGFIFSIKGSRYITHLRRLKDVEIPLANFFASGLLGLKEKLGPFLWQFPPSFRFDAALMKAFLRLLPKTTSSAAKLASRHDEKVKGRALLKAGGNRRLRHCLEIRHTSFLVPEFFDLLRKHHMAFVFADTAGRWPYAEELTTDFVYIRLHGDKQLYVSGYTAEALESWAGRIRSWRCGEQPGAKGRDIYVYFDNDVKVRAPFDARELYRLTAG, encoded by the coding sequence ATGGGACGCGACCTGCGTATTGGCATATCCGGATGGACCTACGCCCCCTGGCGCGGCGTATTCTATCCCCCCGACTTGTCGCATTCGATGGAACTTGGCTACGCGAGTCGGCAGTTCAACTCGATCGAGATCAACGGAACGCACTATTCGTTGCAACGTCCCGAGGTCTTTCGCAGATGGTATGAGCAGACTCCGGAGGGATTTATCTTTAGCATCAAGGGCAGTCGGTACATTACCCATCTGCGGCGATTGAAGGACGTGGAGATTCCCCTGGCGAATTTTTTCGCTTCAGGGCTGCTCGGATTGAAGGAAAAGCTAGGGCCATTCTTGTGGCAGTTCCCTCCGAGTTTTCGATTTGATGCTGCGCTGATGAAGGCATTTCTGAGGCTCCTGCCGAAGACGACTTCATCAGCAGCCAAGCTTGCGTCGCGGCATGATGAAAAGGTCAAAGGAAGGGCGCTCCTGAAAGCGGGTGGAAATCGCCGTCTGCGGCACTGTCTAGAAATCCGGCACACCAGCTTTCTCGTTCCGGAGTTCTTCGACCTGCTGAGGAAACACCATATGGCGTTTGTTTTTGCGGATACTGCCGGGAGGTGGCCTTATGCGGAGGAACTCACCACGGACTTTGTCTATATCCGCCTTCACGGGGACAAGCAACTTTATGTCAGTGGCTATACGGCTGAAGCCTTGGAAAGCTGGGCAGGGCGCATTCGCTCATGGCGCTGTGGCGAACAGCCTGGAGCGAAAGGACGCGATATCTATGTCTATTTCGACAATGACGTTAAGGTTCGCGCGCCGTTCGATGCTCGCGAGCTTTATCGTCTGACGGCGGGTTGA
- a CDS encoding DNA topoisomerase IB — MISATENVVSVLDASQKARVIYCLEHQSGIRRKKAGRGFYYLAPGGQRVSAKRDLIRIESLRIPPAWTEVWISADANTHLQATGRDSRGRKQYLYHTEWRSHREQLKFQRLLTFARFLPALRRKARTHARQPGTGKQKVLAAICNLLERTLIRVGNDEYAEQNGSYGLTTMRNRHVTVRGPLVQFSFPGKSGKHHDIALHDPVLARIVAQCRDLPGRELFEYSDSSGEIHDVTAADVNRYIQEVSKAEFTAKDFRTWHGTVLAAKVLRGMPPFQSAREACRNLVSAGRRVADRLGNTLAVCRRSYIHPGVFESYLAGDYTDISPVPISGLRESERFTYALLQKWYSNHAARKRPRQSNISPRQRRKSNHS; from the coding sequence ATGATTAGCGCCACAGAAAATGTCGTATCTGTGCTCGATGCGTCCCAGAAGGCCCGGGTGATCTATTGTCTCGAGCATCAATCCGGCATTCGAAGGAAAAAGGCTGGCCGGGGGTTCTATTATTTAGCTCCAGGCGGTCAACGGGTGAGTGCGAAACGCGATCTCATACGGATAGAGTCCCTCCGCATCCCCCCGGCGTGGACCGAGGTATGGATTTCCGCGGACGCAAACACGCACCTGCAGGCAACCGGCAGGGACAGCAGGGGAAGAAAGCAGTATCTTTATCATACGGAATGGCGATCACACCGAGAGCAACTGAAGTTTCAAAGGCTTCTGACCTTTGCCCGGTTCCTGCCAGCGTTGCGACGAAAGGCGCGGACTCATGCGCGCCAGCCGGGAACTGGAAAGCAAAAGGTTCTCGCCGCCATCTGCAACCTCCTGGAGCGAACGCTTATCCGTGTGGGAAACGATGAATATGCCGAGCAGAACGGCTCATATGGACTAACCACGATGCGCAATCGACATGTCACGGTGCGTGGGCCATTGGTCCAGTTTTCCTTTCCTGGGAAGAGTGGCAAGCATCATGACATCGCGCTTCACGACCCCGTGCTGGCGCGAATCGTTGCCCAATGCCGGGACCTGCCAGGACGCGAACTCTTTGAATACAGCGACTCATCGGGTGAGATTCATGATGTCACAGCAGCTGATGTAAACAGGTACATTCAGGAGGTTTCAAAGGCGGAGTTCACAGCAAAGGACTTCCGCACATGGCATGGCACGGTTCTCGCCGCAAAGGTGCTCAGGGGGATGCCTCCCTTTCAAAGCGCTCGAGAGGCTTGTCGGAACCTCGTCTCTGCGGGACGCCGGGTCGCTGACAGGCTGGGAAATACCCTGGCAGTCTGCCGGAGATCCTACATCCATCCAGGGGTCTTCGAGAGCTATCTCGCTGGGGATTATACCGACATTTCGCCTGTCCCGATTTCCGGATTGCGCGAGTCGGAACGTTTTACTTATGCCCTTTTGCAGAAGTGGTACTCGAATCATGCGGCCCGAAAGCGGCCGCGCCAGTCAAATATCAGTCCACGTCAGCGGCGAAAGTCGAATCATAGCTGA
- a CDS encoding YihY/virulence factor BrkB family protein, giving the protein MITNREGLQSTPHERVAGPPATVWSMLKETVQQWTSDNVPTHGAALAYYTVFAIAPLLLIAISIAATIFGNEAASGELFRILRDWTGDSSAAFLQDMVRNGNSHPGAGLFSSIVGGVALVFGASSVFVQLQTSLNQIWHVESRQRQGVWAMVRNRLISFGFVLASGFVLLFSLVVTIGISFAGDFFTTMRGSYEAVAQIINSVVSVGIVTVLFALIYRYLPEAQIAWRDVWVGALLTAVLFTIGKFLVGFYLGRSGVGSVFGAAGSLIVFLVWVFYSAQIIFFGAEFTKVHAMRNRGASGSLRQRMSEMTANTAQQR; this is encoded by the coding sequence ATGATAACGAACAGAGAAGGTTTACAGAGCACCCCCCATGAGCGGGTGGCAGGTCCTCCCGCGACGGTGTGGTCGATGCTGAAGGAAACTGTTCAGCAATGGACATCTGATAATGTCCCCACGCATGGGGCTGCTCTCGCCTACTACACGGTCTTTGCGATAGCGCCCCTCTTGTTGATCGCCATCAGCATCGCCGCAACGATCTTCGGAAACGAGGCCGCATCCGGGGAACTCTTTCGCATTCTGCGCGACTGGACCGGAGATTCTTCGGCGGCTTTTCTCCAGGACATGGTCAGGAACGGCAATTCGCATCCCGGGGCGGGACTGTTTTCTTCGATCGTTGGAGGGGTCGCTCTTGTTTTTGGGGCGTCGAGCGTCTTTGTACAATTGCAGACGAGCCTCAACCAGATTTGGCACGTCGAATCCCGGCAGCGGCAGGGTGTCTGGGCAATGGTAAGGAATCGCCTCATTTCCTTCGGTTTTGTGCTGGCATCCGGCTTTGTGCTGCTTTTTTCGCTTGTGGTTACGATCGGCATATCTTTCGCCGGCGACTTCTTTACAACGATGAGGGGGAGCTATGAGGCGGTTGCGCAGATCATCAATTCTGTGGTCTCGGTAGGAATCGTTACTGTGCTGTTCGCGCTGATTTACCGATATCTGCCGGAGGCGCAGATCGCCTGGCGGGATGTCTGGGTCGGTGCTTTGCTTACGGCGGTTCTGTTTACGATCGGGAAGTTCCTCGTGGGATTCTACCTGGGAAGGAGCGGAGTCGGTTCGGTCTTTGGAGCAGCTGGATCGCTCATTGTTTTTCTGGTGTGGGTGTTTTATTCGGCGCAGATCATCTTTTTCGGCGCCGAGTTTACGAAAGTCCATGCAATGAGAAACCGCGGTGCTTCCGGGAGTTTGCGTCAGCGAATGTCCGAGATGACTGCGAATACTGCGCAGCAAAGGTGA